A part of Desulfomicrobium baculatum DSM 4028 genomic DNA contains:
- a CDS encoding cupin domain-containing protein, producing the protein MQPCILKHAPQSEYYFREGCFITELSNGDHDPAASLARARVEPGRTTAWHALRDTLERYVILEGTGLVEIGDLPPQDVAPGDVVVIPAGCRQRITCTGAFDLIFLAVCTPRFDPKNYIALEE; encoded by the coding sequence ATGCAGCCATGCATTCTGAAGCACGCTCCACAGAGCGAATACTACTTCCGGGAAGGGTGTTTCATCACCGAACTCTCCAACGGCGACCATGACCCGGCCGCGTCCCTGGCCCGCGCCCGGGTCGAACCGGGGCGCACCACGGCCTGGCACGCCCTGCGCGATACGCTGGAGCGCTACGTGATCCTTGAAGGTACGGGGTTGGTGGAAATCGGCGACCTGCCGCCGCAAGACGTTGCCCCCGGCGACGTGGTCGTCATTCCTGCCGGGTGCAGACAGCGCATCACCTGCACCGGCGCCTTCGACCTCATCTTCCTGGCCGTCTGCACCCCGCGCTTTGACCCGAAAAACTACATCGCCCTGGAAGAGTGA
- a CDS encoding NAD(P)/FAD-dependent oxidoreductase — translation MGKKLLLAGGGHAHMTILAHMRDLIREGHEVTVVQPSDYHYYSGMGPGMLGTTYTPAEIRFATRHVVEGMGGSFVRDKVVRINADQRQVTLASGQIMDYDVLSCNAGSFIPFDTIHGDTSNVFTVKPIERLQEAQRAVISLCATRTRPHVAVVGGGPAALEIAGNVRKLAKLKGRHEPRITLFAGRKLLGRFPEKIGKLARESFARQNIEINEDGYVDEISNGVIVQGQKHHHPDLIFVATGVRPSRIFADSGLPTGITGGLLVNEWLQSVEHPEIFGGGDCIDFEPKALDKVGVYAVRENPVLLRNVRAALNGTRMQRFDPGGKYLLLFNMGDDTAIFSKGGFIFCNWLGFLLKDYIDRRFMRHFQALGR, via the coding sequence ATGGGTAAGAAACTGCTTCTGGCCGGCGGCGGCCATGCACATATGACCATCCTGGCCCACATGCGCGATCTGATCCGGGAAGGACACGAAGTCACCGTCGTCCAGCCCTCCGATTACCACTACTACTCCGGCATGGGGCCGGGCATGCTCGGCACGACCTACACCCCGGCCGAAATCCGTTTCGCGACCCGCCATGTGGTCGAGGGCATGGGCGGGAGCTTCGTACGGGACAAAGTCGTGCGCATAAACGCCGACCAACGCCAGGTCACCCTGGCTTCCGGCCAGATCATGGACTACGATGTGCTGTCCTGCAACGCGGGCAGCTTCATCCCCTTCGACACTATCCACGGCGACACCTCGAACGTGTTCACGGTCAAGCCCATCGAACGCCTGCAGGAGGCGCAGCGGGCCGTGATCTCGCTTTGCGCCACGCGCACCCGGCCTCATGTGGCCGTGGTCGGAGGCGGTCCGGCCGCCCTTGAAATCGCCGGCAACGTGCGCAAGCTGGCCAAACTCAAAGGGCGGCACGAGCCGCGCATCACCCTTTTCGCCGGCCGGAAACTGCTTGGCCGCTTTCCGGAAAAAATCGGAAAACTGGCCCGCGAATCCTTTGCCCGCCAGAACATCGAGATCAACGAAGACGGCTATGTGGACGAAATCAGTAATGGCGTCATCGTCCAGGGCCAAAAGCACCACCACCCCGACCTCATCTTCGTGGCCACGGGTGTGAGGCCCTCGCGCATCTTCGCCGACTCCGGGCTGCCCACCGGCATCACGGGCGGGCTCCTGGTCAACGAATGGTTGCAAAGCGTGGAGCACCCCGAAATTTTCGGCGGCGGCGACTGCATCGACTTCGAGCCCAAAGCCCTGGACAAGGTCGGCGTCTATGCGGTGCGCGAAAACCCGGTCCTGCTGCGCAACGTGCGCGCCGCCTTGAACGGGACCAGGATGCAGCGCTTCGATCCCGGCGGAAAATATCTGCTTCTGTTCAACATGGGCGACGACACGGCCATCTTCAGCAAAGGGGGATTCATCTTCTGCAACTGGCTGGGATTTTTACTTAAAGACTACATCGATCGCCGCTTCATGCGTCATTTCCAGGCTCTTGGACGCTGA
- the rsfS gene encoding ribosome silencing factor, producing the protein MEEKIEQIVTWLSDKKGTNIKALDVRGFSPLTETMIFVTARSAKHAQSLADEVMQKLAEKKWEFFGVEGMQAGQWVLVDCNDVIVHVFQDEMRSMYNVEGLYSKAEAMELPASVTAGEGK; encoded by the coding sequence ATGGAAGAAAAGATTGAACAGATAGTGACCTGGCTTTCGGACAAGAAGGGAACCAACATCAAGGCCCTTGACGTGCGGGGGTTTTCTCCGCTGACCGAGACCATGATATTTGTCACGGCCAGATCGGCCAAGCATGCCCAGTCCCTGGCGGACGAGGTCATGCAGAAGCTGGCGGAAAAGAAATGGGAGTTTTTCGGCGTCGAGGGCATGCAGGCCGGCCAGTGGGTGCTGGTCGATTGCAACGACGTCATCGTGCATGTTTTCCAGGACGAGATGCGTTCCATGTATAATGTCGAGGGGCTCTACTCCAAGGCAGAGGCCATGGAATTGCCGGCAAGCGTCACGGCCGGGGAAGGAAAATGA
- the nudC gene encoding NAD(+) diphosphatase, which yields MDNYSRSALNTFAGLILNRKPLPCPDAPDWGLTSGRALYVVVRGDEILFDAARNEPLLLAAQMLGECDQGHLQAMLLGEDGSSRYFAINIERLPASTTQCLGSLGVFVPLRQHAAALPNQMAALLGYARAVAGWHSLARFCSLCGHPTAIRPGSLAQTCTNPQCGAQHFPRVNPAMIVLVHHAGIHGDKCLLGRQSTWKPRVYSALSGYVEPGESAEDAVLREVMEETGIKICDVRYFSSQPWPFSGSLMLGFHARATTTDIHIDKTELEDARWFARHKIPALLASGEFALPSTETIARQLFDAWYSPGESVRD from the coding sequence ATGGATAATTACTCCCGCTCTGCCCTCAACACCTTTGCCGGGCTGATCCTGAACCGCAAACCCTTGCCCTGCCCCGACGCGCCGGACTGGGGCCTGACCTCGGGCCGCGCCCTCTATGTCGTGGTCAGGGGAGACGAAATCCTTTTCGACGCGGCCCGGAATGAACCGCTGCTGCTCGCCGCGCAAATGCTGGGAGAATGCGACCAGGGACACCTGCAGGCCATGCTGCTGGGCGAAGACGGGAGCAGCCGTTACTTCGCCATCAACATCGAGCGACTGCCGGCGAGCACTACGCAGTGTCTGGGCAGCCTGGGCGTCTTCGTGCCGCTGCGTCAGCACGCGGCGGCGCTGCCTAATCAGATGGCCGCCCTGCTCGGTTACGCCCGCGCCGTCGCGGGCTGGCACAGCCTGGCGCGTTTCTGCAGTCTTTGCGGCCACCCGACCGCGATCAGGCCCGGCTCCCTGGCGCAGACCTGCACAAACCCCCAGTGCGGCGCGCAGCATTTCCCGCGCGTCAATCCGGCCATGATCGTGCTGGTGCACCACGCGGGCATCCATGGCGACAAATGCCTGCTCGGCCGCCAGAGCACCTGGAAACCCCGGGTCTATTCGGCCCTCTCCGGCTATGTGGAGCCAGGCGAAAGCGCCGAGGACGCGGTCCTGCGCGAGGTCATGGAGGAAACCGGCATAAAGATTTGCGATGTGCGCTATTTTTCCTCCCAGCCCTGGCCGTTTTCCGGATCGCTCATGCTCGGCTTTCATGCCCGCGCCACGACCACGGATATTCATATCGATAAAACCGAACTCGAGGACGCCCGCTGGTTTGCCCGCCATAAAATCCCGGCCTTGTTGGCCTCGGGAGAGTTCGCCCTGCCCTCTACCGAGACCATCGCCCGCCAGCTCTTCGACGCCTGGTACTCGCCTGGCGAGTCAGTCCGGGATTGA
- a CDS encoding phenylacetate--CoA ligase family protein: MLYDVSNETMPREELEALQLTRLKAMVEKVYYNVPFYQNRFNEMDIRPEQIRSLDDLKYLPFTEKQDLRNNYPFGLFAVPRDNVVRVHASSGTTGKATVVGYTQRDVNTWAELMARSLMCAGASRRDIVHNAYGYGLFTGGLGMHYGVERLGATILPISGGGTRRQVMLMRDFGSTILCSTPSYALFLYESILAAGMSIEDLKLHTGIFGAEPWSEKMRSEIESKLQIKALDIYGLSEIMGPGVGMECCDAQDGLHIWEDHFLIEIIDPETGEQLPLGESGELVITTITKEAQPLIRYRTRDITRIEAIPCRCGRTHRRISRIQGRSDDMLIIRGVNVFPQQIETILLETQGVAPHYQLILTRQGSLDMLEVKVEVDEKLFSDEIRHLQRIEAKIQKNIKEFLGVTAKVTLSEPQSIERSEGKAKRIIDLRNS; the protein is encoded by the coding sequence ATGCTTTACGACGTTTCCAACGAAACCATGCCCCGGGAAGAACTGGAGGCCCTGCAGCTCACGCGGCTCAAGGCCATGGTTGAAAAAGTCTATTACAACGTACCGTTCTACCAGAACAGGTTCAACGAGATGGACATCCGGCCGGAGCAGATCCGCTCCCTGGACGACCTCAAGTACCTGCCCTTCACCGAGAAACAGGACCTGCGCAACAACTACCCCTTCGGCCTCTTCGCCGTGCCCCGCGACAACGTCGTGCGCGTGCACGCCTCCTCCGGCACCACGGGCAAGGCCACCGTGGTCGGTTACACCCAGCGCGACGTGAATACCTGGGCCGAGCTGATGGCCCGTTCGCTCATGTGCGCGGGAGCCAGCCGCCGCGACATCGTGCACAATGCCTACGGCTACGGCCTCTTCACCGGGGGCCTCGGCATGCATTACGGCGTGGAGCGCCTGGGCGCGACCATCCTGCCCATCTCCGGCGGCGGCACTCGGCGCCAGGTCATGCTCATGCGCGACTTCGGCTCGACCATCCTGTGCAGCACCCCGTCCTACGCCCTCTTTCTGTACGAATCCATCCTCGCGGCGGGCATGAGCATCGAAGACCTGAAGCTGCACACGGGCATCTTCGGGGCCGAACCCTGGAGCGAAAAGATGCGCTCGGAGATCGAATCGAAGCTCCAGATCAAAGCCCTCGACATCTACGGCCTGTCCGAGATCATGGGTCCGGGCGTGGGCATGGAGTGCTGCGACGCCCAGGACGGGCTGCACATCTGGGAAGACCATTTCCTCATCGAGATCATCGACCCTGAAACGGGCGAGCAGCTCCCCCTGGGCGAATCCGGCGAACTGGTCATCACCACCATCACCAAGGAAGCCCAACCGCTCATCCGTTACCGCACCCGCGACATCACGCGCATCGAGGCCATCCCCTGCCGCTGCGGCCGCACGCACCGGCGCATCTCCCGCATCCAGGGCCGCAGCGACGACATGCTCATCATTCGCGGCGTGAACGTGTTCCCGCAGCAGATCGAGACCATCCTGCTTGAAACCCAGGGCGTGGCCCCGCATTACCAGCTCATCCTGACCCGCCAGGGCAGCCTCGATATGCTTGAGGTTAAGGTGGAAGTGGACGAAAAACTCTTCTCGGACGAGATCAGGCATTTACAGCGTATCGAAGCCAAGATACAAAAAAATATCAAGGAATTCCTGGGCGTCACCGCCAAGGTGACCCTGTCCGAACCGCAGAGCATTGAACGCTCCGAGGGGAAGGCCAAGCGCATCATCGACCTGCGCAACTCGTAA
- a CDS encoding radical SAM/SPASM domain-containing protein yields the protein MTNDPALRFQRVYVEITNICNLRCDFCAGTTRRPASMDPAFFEQVLRQIAPLTGQVCLHVLGEPLLHPHFGTIMDLCANAGIQVNLTTNATLLPEKSGLLQNRALRQINFSMQSLRRVDGLDHDTLEAILEFSRQALSLRPELYINFRLWTLNNLHAPARSDFNSAVLARIAASLGCETPHLPPGRKSARLAGRAYLHLDTIFDWPGDLTTQKREHGFCHALSTHCAILADGTVCPCCLDADGSIALGNLHDAPLADILDSPRARAMAAGFAAGQLVEEVCRHCTYCRRFKSRAQR from the coding sequence ATGACCAACGATCCTGCCTTGCGTTTCCAGCGGGTCTATGTGGAGATCACAAACATCTGCAACCTGCGCTGCGATTTCTGCGCCGGAACCACGCGGCGCCCCGCGAGCATGGATCCGGCCTTTTTCGAGCAGGTCCTGCGGCAGATCGCCCCGCTGACAGGGCAGGTCTGCCTGCACGTTCTCGGCGAACCGCTCCTGCATCCGCATTTCGGGACAATCATGGACCTGTGCGCGAACGCCGGGATACAGGTCAACCTGACCACCAACGCCACCCTGCTGCCCGAAAAATCGGGCCTGCTGCAAAACCGGGCTCTGCGGCAGATCAACTTCTCCATGCAGTCCCTGCGCCGGGTCGATGGCCTCGATCACGACACCCTGGAGGCGATCCTGGAGTTCAGCAGACAGGCGCTCAGCCTGCGGCCCGAACTCTACATCAATTTTCGTCTCTGGACCCTGAACAACCTTCACGCTCCCGCGCGCAGCGATTTCAACTCGGCGGTACTGGCACGCATCGCGGCAAGCCTTGGCTGCGAAACTCCGCACCTCCCGCCGGGACGCAAGAGCGCCAGGCTCGCGGGCCGCGCCTATCTGCACCTGGATACGATCTTTGACTGGCCGGGCGACCTGACCACGCAGAAGCGTGAACACGGTTTCTGCCACGCCCTGTCCACGCACTGCGCCATCCTGGCCGACGGCACGGTCTGCCCGTGCTGCCTGGACGCGGACGGCAGCATCGCGCTCGGCAATCTCCATGACGCCCCCCTGGCCGACATCCTGGATTCGCCCAGAGCCCGCGCCATGGCCGCAGGGTTCGCGGCCGGGCAGTTGGTGGAGGAGGTCTGCCGCCACTGCACCTATTGCCGCAGGTTCAAAAGCAGGGCACAACGCTGA
- a CDS encoding ACT domain-containing protein has product MKVEQISVFLENRAGRLAEVTKTLAENQINIRALSLADTSDFGILRLIVTDNEKAKEVLKAKGFTVGRTNVVAAEVGDRPGGLHTILEMLNAGGVNVEYMYAFVTQSGRNAILIFRFDRTDQAIEVLQKNSVRILSGDELYTL; this is encoded by the coding sequence ATGAAAGTTGAACAGATTTCCGTTTTTCTGGAAAACAGAGCCGGCCGCCTGGCCGAAGTGACCAAGACCCTGGCCGAAAACCAGATCAATATCCGCGCCCTGTCCCTGGCCGACACCTCCGATTTCGGCATCCTACGCCTCATCGTGACCGACAACGAAAAGGCCAAGGAAGTTCTCAAAGCCAAGGGGTTCACCGTAGGCCGCACCAACGTCGTGGCCGCCGAGGTGGGCGACCGTCCCGGCGGGCTGCACACCATCCTGGAGATGCTCAACGCCGGCGGCGTAAACGTGGAGTACATGTACGCCTTCGTGACCCAAAGCGGACGCAACGCCATCCTCATCTTCCGCTTCGACCGCACGGACCAGGCCATCGAAGTGCTGCAGAAGAACAGCGTGCGCATCCTTTCGGGAGACGAACTCTACACCCTGTAA
- the gpmI gene encoding 2,3-bisphosphoglycerate-independent phosphoglycerate mutase: MKKPCVLLILDGWGKAAPGPGNAVSLAHTPRMDALLFGRPKGELKCMGRDVGLPDGQMGNSEVGHLNLGAGRIVYQDIMRINLAIEDGSLAVNPVLADLAAKTKKASGRVHLMGLVSDGGVHSMQSHLVALIQALSNQGVADICVHAFLDGRDTPPRSGLGYIEELEVDLARMGAGRIATVSGRYYAMDRDQRWERVELAYAALTEGRGLPAASAAEAVRDAYASGENDEFVKPRVVIADGQPLGLIRDGDAVLFFNFRADRARELTRALTEDEFTGFSRPRKPIVSAFATMTRYDKNLDLPALFPPVSLDRILGQLVSERGMRQLRTAETEKYAHVTYFFNGGQETPFPGEDRELLPSPKDVPTYDFKPEMSVYKVTDTLVGALESGEYDLVVCNFANLDMVGHTGVIPAAVKACEAVDQCLGRVMDCVARLGGTLLVTADHGNAEDMLDEQGNVKTSHSLNPVPFVYVGPGNFRVRDGRLADVAPTILGILGIEKPAEMTGESLLLPL, from the coding sequence ATGAAAAAGCCCTGCGTGCTGCTCATCCTCGACGGCTGGGGCAAAGCCGCTCCAGGCCCGGGCAACGCGGTCAGCCTGGCCCATACCCCGCGCATGGACGCCCTGCTCTTTGGTCGCCCCAAAGGGGAACTCAAGTGCATGGGCCGGGACGTGGGTCTGCCTGACGGCCAGATGGGCAACTCCGAGGTCGGCCACCTGAACCTCGGAGCCGGGCGCATCGTCTACCAGGACATCATGCGTATCAATCTGGCCATCGAGGACGGTTCCCTGGCCGTCAATCCGGTGCTGGCCGATCTTGCAGCCAAGACCAAAAAAGCCTCCGGCCGGGTGCATCTCATGGGCCTGGTCTCCGACGGCGGGGTACACAGCATGCAGAGCCATCTCGTGGCTCTGATTCAGGCCTTGAGTAATCAGGGCGTTGCGGACATCTGCGTGCACGCCTTTCTGGATGGCCGGGACACCCCGCCGCGCAGCGGACTGGGCTACATCGAGGAACTGGAGGTCGATCTGGCCCGCATGGGTGCGGGACGCATCGCCACGGTCTCGGGGCGCTACTACGCCATGGACCGCGATCAGCGTTGGGAGCGGGTCGAACTGGCCTATGCGGCCCTGACCGAAGGGCGGGGCCTGCCGGCGGCGAGCGCCGCCGAGGCTGTGAGAGACGCCTACGCGAGCGGCGAGAACGACGAGTTTGTCAAACCGCGCGTGGTGATCGCTGACGGTCAGCCTTTGGGCCTGATCCGGGACGGCGACGCCGTGCTCTTTTTCAATTTCCGGGCGGACCGGGCGCGCGAACTGACCAGAGCGCTGACCGAGGACGAGTTCACCGGTTTTAGCCGGCCGCGAAAACCCATCGTGTCGGCCTTCGCGACCATGACCCGCTACGACAAGAATCTTGACCTGCCCGCACTTTTTCCGCCCGTCAGCCTAGACCGCATCCTGGGCCAGCTTGTTTCAGAGCGGGGCATGCGCCAGTTGCGCACGGCGGAAACGGAAAAATACGCCCATGTGACCTATTTTTTCAACGGCGGCCAGGAAACGCCTTTTCCCGGCGAAGACCGCGAGCTGCTGCCCTCGCCCAAGGATGTGCCCACCTACGACTTCAAGCCGGAGATGAGCGTGTACAAGGTCACGGACACTCTCGTCGGCGCTCTGGAATCGGGAGAATATGATCTGGTGGTGTGTAATTTCGCCAACCTGGACATGGTCGGCCATACCGGAGTCATCCCGGCGGCGGTCAAGGCCTGCGAAGCCGTGGACCAGTGCCTGGGGCGGGTCATGGACTGCGTGGCACGGCTGGGCGGCACGCTCCTGGTCACGGCGGACCACGGTAACGCCGAAGACATGCTGGACGAGCAGGGCAACGTGAAGACCTCCCACAGTTTGAATCCTGTGCCTTTCGTCTACGTCGGACCGGGAAACTTCAGGGTGCGCGACGGTCGCCTGGCCGACGTGGCGCCGACCATCCTGGGTATTCTGGGGATTGAGAAGCCTGCGGAGATGACCGGGGAGAGCCTGTTGCTGCCGCTCTGA